A DNA window from Candidatus Protochlamydia naegleriophila contains the following coding sequences:
- the infA gene encoding translation initiation factor IF-1, protein MAKEDTIKIEGTVEELLPNMHFRVSLQNGLNVIAHLCGKMRMKNIRVLVGDVVTVEMSPYDLSKARIIFRQR, encoded by the coding sequence ATGGCTAAAGAAGATACAATAAAGATTGAAGGGACTGTGGAAGAATTGCTTCCTAATATGCATTTTCGCGTTTCTCTTCAAAATGGATTAAATGTAATTGCACATCTTTGCGGAAAGATGCGAATGAAGAATATTCGCGTTTTGGTGGGGGATGTGGTTACCGTAGAAATGTCGCCTTATGACTTGAGCAAGGCAAGAATTATTTTTCGACAGCGCTAG
- a CDS encoding SufE family protein — MFESCLDKQRLIKELFSTCSSEEARYQKIIELGRQQSSLSELEKIPANLVKGCQSQMYLCSQYESGHVLFRTEADALISAGLAALLVQVYSGESPETILKCPPSYLDELGISASLTPSRANGLYSLHLRMKQDALKWLMEGHKSA, encoded by the coding sequence ATGTTTGAATCCTGCCTAGACAAGCAACGTTTAATTAAAGAGTTATTTTCGACCTGTTCTTCAGAAGAAGCGCGCTATCAAAAAATTATTGAACTAGGACGCCAGCAATCCTCCCTATCAGAGCTTGAAAAAATCCCGGCAAATTTGGTGAAGGGATGCCAGAGCCAAATGTATCTATGTTCGCAATACGAGAGCGGACACGTCCTATTTCGCACCGAAGCTGATGCGCTTATTTCGGCCGGATTAGCCGCCCTCTTAGTTCAGGTTTATAGCGGAGAATCTCCTGAAACCATCTTGAAATGCCCTCCCTCTTATTTAGATGAGCTCGGCATAAGTGCGAGCTTAACTCCAAGCCGCGCCAATGGTCTTTACAGTCTTCACTTGCGCATGAAACAAGATGCACTCAAGTGGCTCATGGAAGGTCATAAATCTGCCTAG
- the nusG gene encoding transcription termination/antitermination protein NusG has protein sequence MYKWYVVQVLSTHEKKVKKALEEHLEVKGMSGEIEQILLPTENVSEVKKGQQHIVEKRLWPGYLLIKMNLNDESWQYVKNTNGVIDFLGGDKPTPLTDAEVNEILRDLEDKKQKVTQKHKFEVGDRVKITDGVFVNFIGTVTEVFHDKGRLSVLVSIFGRDTRVDDLEFVQVEEISEEAEAT, from the coding sequence ATGTATAAATGGTATGTTGTACAAGTGCTATCCACGCACGAGAAAAAAGTTAAGAAAGCCTTAGAGGAACACCTCGAAGTTAAGGGGATGTCTGGCGAAATTGAGCAAATCTTACTTCCTACTGAAAATGTGTCTGAAGTGAAAAAAGGGCAGCAGCATATTGTTGAAAAGCGCCTTTGGCCCGGTTATTTGCTCATTAAAATGAACCTCAACGATGAATCTTGGCAATATGTCAAAAACACGAACGGGGTCATCGACTTTTTGGGTGGGGATAAGCCTACGCCTTTGACAGATGCGGAAGTGAATGAGATTTTAAGAGATCTGGAAGATAAGAAACAGAAGGTCACTCAAAAGCATAAGTTCGAGGTAGGCGACCGCGTCAAAATTACTGATGGTGTTTTCGTTAACTTCATTGGAACGGTTACCGAAGTGTTCCATGACAAAGGACGTTTAAGCGTATTGGTTTCCATCTTTGGACGCGATACGCGGGTAGATGATTTGGAATTCGTGCAAGTCGAAGAGATTTCGGAAGAAGCAGAAGCGACCTAA
- the rplK gene encoding 50S ribosomal protein L11: protein MSKKVVKVIKLQIPAGKANPAPPIGPALGAAGVNIMAFCKDFNAKTQAMAGDILPTVITVYHDKSFSFITKAPPVSELLKKEVGVAKGSGVPNRDKVAKITRAQARKVAEKKIQDMNAADLEMATNIVLGTARSMGIELVTE from the coding sequence ATGTCAAAAAAAGTTGTAAAGGTTATCAAGCTGCAGATTCCTGCAGGTAAGGCCAATCCAGCTCCTCCAATCGGACCAGCATTGGGTGCCGCTGGCGTCAATATCATGGCTTTCTGTAAGGATTTTAACGCAAAAACACAGGCAATGGCTGGGGATATTCTTCCTACTGTCATTACCGTGTACCACGATAAATCATTTTCATTTATAACCAAAGCCCCTCCTGTTTCTGAATTGCTTAAGAAAGAAGTGGGTGTAGCTAAAGGTTCTGGCGTTCCAAACCGTGATAAAGTTGCTAAGATTACACGTGCGCAAGCGCGCAAAGTCGCTGAGAAAAAGATTCAGGACATGAATGCTGCGGACTTGGAAATGGCGACTAATATCGTATTAGGTACAGCTCGTTCAATGGGAATTGAACTCGTAACAGAGTAG
- the rplL gene encoding 50S ribosomal protein L7/L12: MSNKKTEDLVNALSELTVLEMAELKTLLEDKWGVKAAAPVAVAAGPAAGPAAEAAVESTDFLVTLTEAPADKKIGIIKVVREITGLGLKEAKELVEAAPKELKPTAPKAEAEDIKKKVEAAGGKVTLKGL, encoded by the coding sequence GTGAGTAACAAAAAAACAGAAGATCTAGTCAATGCTCTGAGTGAATTGACAGTTTTAGAGATGGCTGAACTCAAGACTCTTCTCGAAGATAAGTGGGGCGTTAAAGCTGCTGCTCCTGTAGCTGTGGCTGCCGGCCCTGCTGCTGGTCCTGCTGCTGAGGCTGCTGTTGAGTCTACAGATTTCCTAGTAACTTTAACTGAAGCTCCAGCTGACAAGAAGATTGGAATCATTAAAGTTGTACGCGAAATCACAGGTCTTGGCTTGAAAGAAGCGAAAGAACTCGTAGAAGCTGCACCAAAAGAGTTAAAGCCAACAGCTCCTAAGGCTGAAGCTGAAGACATCAAGAAGAAAGTCGAAGCTGCCGGTGGAAAAGTCACATTGAAAGGACTTTAA
- the rplA gene encoding 50S ribosomal protein L1 yields MGRPSKRTREIAKSVDATKAYSVKEAVDILKKCLPVKFDQTVEVSLKLGVDPRRSDQSVRGTVSLPNGTGKTMKILVFAKGDKVQEALSAGADYAGHDELLEKVNGGWTDFDAVVATPDMMREVGKLGKVLGPRGLMPTPKAGTVTTDIAKAIEELKAGKIEFKLDRHGVINNGVGKISFTDEKLVENIRAFLLAIQRAKPASAKGHYMKSLVISSTMGPGLKIDLRESDLAAKES; encoded by the coding sequence ATGGGTCGTCCAAGTAAGAGAACTCGGGAGATAGCCAAATCGGTGGATGCTACAAAGGCATACAGCGTTAAAGAGGCTGTCGATATTTTAAAGAAATGTCTGCCTGTCAAATTTGACCAGACAGTTGAAGTTTCTTTAAAGCTCGGCGTTGACCCTCGCAGATCGGATCAAAGCGTTCGCGGAACAGTTTCATTACCGAATGGAACTGGTAAAACGATGAAAATTCTCGTTTTCGCGAAAGGTGACAAGGTGCAAGAAGCCTTGAGTGCTGGAGCCGATTATGCAGGTCACGATGAACTTTTAGAGAAAGTTAACGGGGGTTGGACAGATTTCGATGCTGTCGTTGCAACGCCTGATATGATGCGTGAAGTAGGTAAATTGGGTAAGGTTCTCGGACCTCGCGGATTAATGCCGACTCCTAAAGCTGGAACAGTGACAACTGACATTGCAAAAGCAATTGAAGAGCTCAAAGCTGGTAAAATCGAGTTTAAGCTTGATCGTCACGGAGTGATCAATAACGGCGTAGGAAAGATTTCTTTCACTGATGAAAAACTGGTGGAGAATATCCGTGCCTTTTTGTTAGCTATTCAGCGCGCAAAGCCCGCTTCTGCTAAAGGTCACTATATGAAATCGCTGGTCATCTCTTCTACAATGGGACCTGGCCTAAAAATTGACCTACGCGAATCAGATTTAGCAGCTAAGGAGTCATAA
- the rplJ gene encoding 50S ribosomal protein L10, whose product MREEKQLLKQEIIDKIQRYPAFVIMHYAGLTANQANDFRRQMGKMGGDVEVVRKRVLLKAADDAGIELDLSSLNGHIGLVFLGEDPIEATKTVFKFSQEREKVIQVLGGRFEGKLYSGSDVEKLSKLPSKDEMRAQFLSTLEAPMAQTLAVVEALLASVAYCLDNKSKQGSEQPESSESEG is encoded by the coding sequence ATGAGAGAGGAAAAACAACTCCTTAAACAAGAGATTATTGATAAGATTCAGCGTTACCCTGCTTTTGTCATCATGCACTATGCCGGTTTGACAGCTAATCAAGCAAACGATTTTCGCCGCCAGATGGGTAAAATGGGTGGAGATGTCGAAGTCGTGCGCAAGCGCGTTTTGCTCAAAGCTGCTGATGATGCTGGAATTGAATTAGATCTCTCTTCTTTAAATGGCCATATTGGATTGGTGTTTTTAGGAGAAGATCCGATTGAAGCAACCAAAACGGTTTTCAAATTTAGCCAAGAACGTGAAAAAGTGATCCAGGTCCTCGGTGGCCGTTTTGAAGGAAAGCTTTATAGCGGTAGCGACGTTGAAAAACTCTCTAAGTTGCCAAGCAAAGACGAAATGCGAGCTCAATTCCTCAGTACTCTGGAAGCTCCAATGGCTCAAACCTTGGCCGTTGTTGAAGCCCTCCTTGCTAGTGTGGCATACTGTTTGGATAATAAAAGCAAGCAAGGAAGTGAACAACCCGAAAGTAGCGAAAGCGAAGGTTAG
- the tuf gene encoding elongation factor Tu yields MAKETFQRKKPHVNVGTIGHVDHGKTTLTAAITKVLAEAGGAEFRDYASIDNTPEEKARGITINSSHVEYETDARHYAHVDCPGHADYVKNMITGAAQMDGAILVVAATDGAMPQTREHILLARQMQVPAIVVFLNKVDMLGEADAELLDLVEMELHELLESKGYKDCPIIRGSGLRALEGDPKYVEAIKQLMKTVDEQIPTPQRDTDKPFLMPVEDVFSISGRGTVATGRVERGVVKINDKLQLVGLGDTRDTVATGLEMFNKVLDEARAGENVGILLRGLTKNDIERGMCLVAPGTCTPHTEFKGPVYVLTKEEGGRHKPFFTGYRPQLYFRTTDVTGTIELPAGVEMVMPGDNVEITVKLIAPIAMEKGMRFAIREGGRTIGAGTVSEILK; encoded by the coding sequence ATGGCTAAAGAAACTTTTCAGCGGAAGAAGCCACACGTCAACGTTGGAACCATTGGTCACGTCGACCACGGTAAAACCACGTTAACTGCTGCTATCACGAAAGTACTTGCAGAAGCAGGTGGAGCTGAGTTTAGAGATTACGCTTCTATTGACAATACACCAGAAGAAAAAGCGCGTGGTATTACGATCAACTCAAGCCACGTTGAATATGAAACAGATGCTCGCCACTATGCACACGTAGACTGCCCAGGTCACGCCGACTACGTAAAGAACATGATTACTGGTGCTGCTCAGATGGACGGAGCAATCCTCGTCGTGGCTGCAACAGACGGTGCGATGCCTCAAACACGCGAACACATTTTGCTCGCTCGTCAGATGCAAGTTCCTGCAATCGTCGTCTTCCTAAACAAAGTCGACATGCTCGGTGAAGCTGATGCAGAACTTCTCGACCTAGTTGAGATGGAATTGCATGAATTGCTCGAGTCAAAAGGTTACAAAGATTGCCCAATCATCCGTGGTTCTGGCCTCCGTGCTTTGGAAGGAGATCCAAAATACGTCGAAGCTATTAAGCAATTGATGAAGACTGTTGACGAGCAGATCCCAACTCCACAGCGCGATACTGATAAGCCTTTCTTAATGCCTGTGGAAGACGTTTTCTCTATTTCTGGCCGCGGTACAGTAGCGACAGGTCGTGTAGAGCGTGGTGTTGTTAAGATCAACGATAAACTACAGCTCGTCGGTTTGGGTGATACACGTGATACAGTTGCAACTGGTCTCGAGATGTTCAACAAAGTGTTGGATGAAGCTCGTGCTGGTGAAAACGTTGGTATCCTTTTAAGAGGTTTGACAAAGAATGACATCGAGCGCGGAATGTGCCTCGTTGCTCCAGGAACTTGCACACCTCACACTGAGTTTAAAGGGCCTGTTTACGTGTTGACAAAAGAAGAAGGTGGACGTCATAAGCCATTCTTCACAGGATACCGTCCACAGCTTTATTTCCGTACAACTGACGTGACTGGAACTATCGAGCTACCAGCTGGAGTTGAGATGGTTATGCCTGGCGATAACGTAGAAATCACTGTTAAGTTGATTGCTCCTATCGCGATGGAAAAAGGTATGCGTTTCGCGATTCGTGAAGGCGGCCGTACGATCGGTGCTGGAACTGTTTCCGAGATCTTGAAGTAA
- the secE gene encoding preprotein translocase subunit SecE: protein MKKPQSSSIESALTAKKARHFVADIKSEIQKISWTSREELIVYTKIVVLATFLFGMSIYFLDLLIQGTLSGLGLLLRLISG from the coding sequence ATGAAAAAACCACAATCATCATCTATAGAAAGTGCTTTGACAGCTAAAAAAGCGCGCCATTTTGTAGCTGATATTAAGAGTGAAATTCAGAAGATTAGTTGGACAAGCCGTGAAGAGCTGATTGTCTACACAAAGATTGTCGTTTTGGCGACTTTTCTATTCGGGATGTCTATCTATTTCTTAGATCTCCTGATTCAAGGAACATTGAGTGGGTTAGGCCTTTTGCTCCGCTTGATTAGCGGGTAA
- the rpoB gene encoding DNA-directed RNA polymerase subunit beta, with translation MLQRPPQRVSFIDKEEIIDLPNLIEIQIKSYNQFLQADKFPDERENIGLQEVFTEIFPIKSYDEKTILEFLSYNLGVPKYSPEECIRRGITYNVTLKVKFRLTDETGIKEEEVYMGTIPVMTDKGTFIVNGAERVVVSQLHRSPGICFEQERHSRGNVIYSFRIIPYRGSWLEGAFDTNDLIHIYIDRKKRRRKILATTFIRALGYSSNSDIIEEFFTTRKYKIKNEKEFAKLVGKILAQDVIDEESGLVFGKASEKLTTAMLKRIMDAGIDVIRIAEDADETSPIIKMLAKDATDSYESALKDFYRKIRPGEPATLSNARSAIMRLFFDPKRYNLGRVGRYKLNSKLGFDINDETLQTVTLDKEDVIGALKYLIQLKGGRGEANIDDIDHLGNRRVRSVGELIQNQCRIGLARMEKIIRERMNLFDFSSDTLTPGKIVSAKGLSGVLKDFFGRSQLSQFMDQTNPIAELTHKRRLSSLGPGGLNRDRAGFEVRDVHTSHYGRICPIETPEGPNIGLISSLSSFAKINEFGFIETPYRIVREGVVTDEIEYMTADQEELCVIAQASAPLDEFNMFQEPICWARYKGEQFETDTKNVTHMDVSPKQLVSIVTGLIPFLEHDDANRALMGSNMQRQGVPLLKPTAPIVGTGLEARAARDSGAVLIAHEDGVVDYVDGLKIVISPDDNRLEKKTYLLKKFIRSNAGTCINQRPLCNVGDKIKAGDVIADGPATDKGEVALGRNVLVAFMPWFGYNYEDAIIISEKLLREDYYTSLYIEEFELTARDTKLGKEEITRDIPNVSEETLRNLGDDGIIRIGAEVKPGDTLVGKITPKSETELAPEERLLRAIFGDKASDVKDASLIAPPGTEGVVMDVKVFSRRDRLSKTDDELVEEASKLKDIQREYKSNQAELRTEKHERVGALLLNEMAPGNIIHRRTAEIIIEEGSLITQDLIEALEKENVEDLLMPENEIYDTLKQTLHDYEIALQTVETQYRTQLEFMRKGDTDLDPGVIRQVKVYVASKRKLQVGDKMAGRHGNKGVVSKIVPEADMPFLSTGQTIEIILNPLGVPSRMNMGQLFETHLGIAAKHTGINVKSPVFEGFPEDKIWEMMKKAGLPEDGKFFLYDGCTGERFDNSVVVGYIYMLKLSHLVADKIHARAVGPYSLVTQQPLGGKAQMGGQRFGEMEVWAAEAYGAAHLLQELLTVKSDDVAGRTRIYESIVKGENLLKSGTPESFNVLIKEMQGLGLNVYTSAVDDSLIK, from the coding sequence ATGTTGCAAAGGCCGCCACAACGCGTGAGTTTTATTGATAAGGAAGAAATTATCGATCTTCCCAATCTGATAGAAATTCAGATTAAGTCATATAATCAATTTCTGCAAGCCGACAAGTTTCCTGATGAAAGGGAAAATATTGGTCTGCAAGAAGTTTTCACCGAAATTTTTCCAATTAAATCTTATGACGAAAAAACGATCTTGGAGTTTCTGTCATACAATTTAGGCGTTCCCAAATATAGTCCCGAAGAGTGTATTCGTCGCGGGATTACCTATAACGTAACCCTAAAAGTTAAATTCCGTCTAACAGACGAGACTGGAATTAAGGAAGAAGAAGTCTACATGGGGACTATCCCTGTGATGACGGACAAAGGAACATTTATCGTCAATGGAGCCGAGCGCGTTGTCGTATCTCAGCTTCATAGATCTCCTGGAATCTGCTTCGAACAAGAACGCCATTCACGTGGTAACGTCATCTACTCTTTCCGCATCATTCCTTACCGCGGTAGCTGGTTAGAGGGAGCTTTCGATACTAACGATTTGATTCACATCTATATCGATCGCAAAAAACGCCGCCGTAAAATTTTGGCGACAACGTTTATTCGTGCATTGGGTTATTCATCTAATAGCGACATTATCGAAGAGTTCTTTACCACACGTAAGTATAAGATTAAGAATGAAAAAGAATTTGCTAAATTAGTAGGTAAAATTCTTGCTCAAGATGTCATCGATGAAGAGTCTGGCTTAGTATTTGGTAAGGCTTCTGAAAAACTGACAACAGCGATGCTCAAGCGCATCATGGATGCTGGTATCGATGTCATCCGCATTGCCGAAGATGCTGACGAGACAAGCCCGATCATTAAGATGCTGGCGAAAGACGCAACCGATTCTTACGAATCTGCTCTTAAAGACTTCTATCGCAAAATTAGACCGGGTGAGCCTGCAACGCTTTCAAATGCGCGTTCAGCTATCATGCGTCTATTTTTCGATCCAAAGCGCTACAACTTGGGCCGCGTGGGCCGCTATAAACTCAATAGCAAATTGGGTTTTGATATCAATGACGAGACTCTCCAGACGGTTACATTGGACAAAGAAGATGTCATCGGCGCTCTCAAGTACCTGATCCAATTGAAAGGCGGCAGGGGGGAAGCTAATATCGATGATATTGATCACTTGGGCAATCGCCGCGTTCGTTCAGTGGGTGAATTGATCCAAAACCAATGCCGCATTGGCTTGGCTCGCATGGAGAAAATCATTCGTGAAAGAATGAACCTGTTCGACTTCTCTTCTGACACATTGACTCCAGGTAAGATTGTTTCTGCTAAAGGTTTGTCAGGCGTCTTAAAAGACTTCTTCGGAAGATCGCAGCTCTCTCAATTTATGGACCAAACGAACCCGATTGCGGAGCTGACTCACAAACGTCGCCTCTCATCTCTCGGACCTGGCGGTTTGAACAGAGATCGTGCCGGCTTCGAAGTTCGTGACGTTCATACAAGCCATTACGGACGTATTTGCCCGATTGAAACGCCTGAAGGACCAAACATCGGTTTGATCTCTTCTCTCTCTTCTTTTGCGAAGATCAACGAATTTGGCTTTATCGAAACGCCTTATCGCATTGTTCGCGAGGGAGTCGTCACAGATGAAATCGAATACATGACAGCCGATCAAGAAGAGCTTTGCGTCATCGCTCAGGCATCTGCTCCGCTCGACGAATTTAACATGTTCCAAGAGCCGATTTGCTGGGCCCGCTACAAGGGTGAGCAATTCGAAACCGATACGAAAAATGTCACGCACATGGACGTATCGCCAAAGCAGCTCGTTTCGATTGTAACGGGATTGATTCCGTTCTTGGAGCACGACGATGCGAACCGCGCTTTGATGGGTTCAAACATGCAGCGTCAAGGGGTTCCTCTGTTGAAGCCGACGGCTCCAATCGTTGGTACAGGACTGGAAGCTAGAGCTGCGCGCGACTCAGGAGCTGTTTTAATCGCTCATGAAGATGGCGTTGTCGACTACGTTGATGGCTTAAAAATTGTCATTTCTCCAGACGACAACCGTTTGGAAAAGAAAACCTACCTGTTGAAAAAGTTCATTCGCTCAAACGCTGGAACGTGTATCAACCAAAGACCGCTTTGCAATGTAGGTGATAAGATTAAAGCGGGTGATGTCATTGCGGATGGTCCTGCAACGGATAAAGGGGAAGTCGCTCTTGGACGTAACGTCCTCGTAGCCTTCATGCCTTGGTTCGGTTACAACTACGAAGATGCGATCATCATCTCCGAGAAGCTGCTACGCGAAGACTATTACACATCGCTTTACATCGAAGAGTTTGAACTGACAGCACGTGATACGAAGCTTGGAAAAGAAGAAATCACACGCGATATTCCAAATGTATCGGAAGAAACTCTACGCAACTTAGGCGATGATGGTATTATCCGCATCGGTGCCGAAGTCAAGCCTGGCGATACCTTAGTCGGTAAGATTACGCCTAAGTCTGAGACAGAACTTGCCCCTGAAGAGCGCTTACTCCGCGCCATCTTCGGTGACAAAGCCTCGGATGTGAAAGATGCCTCCTTGATTGCACCTCCAGGTACTGAAGGGGTTGTCATGGACGTTAAAGTCTTTAGCCGCCGCGACCGCCTGTCTAAGACCGATGATGAACTTGTTGAAGAAGCGTCGAAGTTGAAAGACATTCAGCGCGAATACAAGTCCAACCAAGCTGAACTGCGTACTGAAAAGCATGAGCGCGTAGGTGCCCTCCTCCTTAACGAGATGGCTCCTGGCAACATCATTCACCGCCGTACTGCTGAGATCATCATTGAAGAAGGCAGCTTGATTACTCAAGATCTCATCGAAGCATTGGAAAAAGAGAATGTTGAAGATCTCTTAATGCCAGAAAATGAAATCTACGACACATTGAAGCAAACGTTGCATGATTACGAAATTGCTTTGCAAACGGTTGAAACACAGTATAGAACTCAACTCGAGTTTATGCGTAAAGGAGACACAGACTTAGATCCAGGCGTCATTCGTCAGGTAAAAGTCTATGTCGCTTCCAAGCGTAAATTGCAAGTTGGGGATAAAATGGCTGGTCGCCACGGTAACAAAGGGGTTGTCTCCAAGATTGTACCAGAAGCCGATATGCCATTCCTTTCAACGGGGCAAACAATTGAAATCATCCTCAATCCATTGGGCGTACCTTCACGTATGAACATGGGTCAGCTATTTGAAACGCATTTGGGCATTGCCGCTAAACACACTGGAATCAATGTAAAGAGCCCTGTATTCGAAGGTTTCCCAGAAGATAAGATTTGGGAAATGATGAAGAAGGCCGGCCTTCCAGAAGACGGAAAATTCTTCCTTTACGATGGTTGCACAGGCGAACGCTTCGATAACAGCGTCGTGGTGGGCTACATCTACATGTTGAAGTTGAGCCACTTAGTTGCTGATAAGATCCACGCCCGCGCGGTTGGACCTTACTCGCTCGTGACTCAGCAGCCATTGGGTGGTAAGGCTCAAATGGGTGGTCAGCGTTTCGGGGAGATGGAAGTATGGGCAGCCGAAGCATACGGTGCTGCACACCTCCTGCAAGAATTGCTCACTGTTAAGTCGGACGACGTTGCCGGCCGTACACGCATCTACGAATCGATCGTTAAAGGGGAGAACCTGCTCAAGTCAGGAACGCCTGAATCCTTTAACGTCTTGATTAAAGAGATGCAAGGCCTCGGCTTGAACGTCTACACTTCAGCTGTTGACGACTCTTTGATTAAATAG